One Brassica napus cultivar Da-Ae chromosome C2, Da-Ae, whole genome shotgun sequence DNA window includes the following coding sequences:
- the LOC106378015 gene encoding uncharacterized protein LOC106378015 encodes MDNPPTDAPRPLKRNSNDVGWEFGVLCNPKNVDKVKCKLCGKEFSGGIYRMKEHIAHVKGNVSACPVSCKADQEKCKQAILDAKEKKSLKRKHEQELRAEVNINKGSNVEELERELGTLKSPHFQGPIDQYATSINPEASLTAQARQQNIHDAISKEKTHAVRQYCARWMYEANVAFNAIDNESFRLFCEALGQFGPGWVPPSQYQLRGPLLIEEQKRTKEKLKNLEEEWETEGCSVMTDAWSDMKRRSIMNLCVNSRGGTCFLSSKDTSKDSHTGEYIFNYIDQWIEDIGAAKVVKVVTDNATNNVAAAKMLKQKRPNIFWTGCAAHTIDLMLEGISKLPGIAKIIDQAKAVTIIIYAHHTTLSMMRTCTNNRDIVRPGATRFATCFLTMQSLYDKKAQLMSMFGSDEWHSCKHSKCLKGKNTFDTIMSHGFWSSVNVVLKIFSPLVKVLRLADGEKVPSLGFIYGEIIEAKNSIKEASNHLEKNYQPIFRIIDEKMKDRLDTPLHVAAYFLNPYYFYKDPEIQKDYEIMEGFIACVETYYHGDFEKQNRVVNQELSLYKSKSGSFGRTLALKGCEIKDDKFDPGLYVQIACLSLTFDLYSSIRVI; translated from the coding sequence ATGGACAATCCACCAACAGATGCACCTCGTCCTCTGAAGCGAAATTCAAATGATGTGGGATGGGAATTTGGAGTCTTATGTAATCCAAAAAATGTAGACAAGGTCAAATGCAAGTTGTGTGGAAAAGAATTCTCTGGTGGTATTTATAGAATGAAAGAACACATTGCTCATGTGAAAGGGAATGTCTCAGCCTGTCCTGTATCATGTAAAGCGGATCAAGAGAAGTGTAAGCAGGCAATTCTTGAtgcaaaagagaaaaagagtttGAAGAGGAAACATGAACAAGAACTGAGGGCAGAAGTGAACATAAACAAAGGCAGCAATGTTGAAGAATTGGAAAGAGAGTTGGGAACTCTTAAAAGTCCTCACTTCCAAGGTCCCATCGATCAGTATGCAACCTCCATAAACCCTGAAGCTTCTTTGACTGCACAAGCACGACAGCAAAATATACATGACGCcatatctaaggagaagacACATGCTGTCCGTCAATACTGTGCTAGATGGATGTATGAGGCAAATGTTGCTTTCAACGCCATTGACAATGAAAGTTTCAGGTTGTTTTGTGAAGCTTTGGGACAGTTTGGACCTGGTTGGGTTCCTCCAAGTCAGTATCAGCTCAGAGGACCATTGTTAATTGAGGAACAAAAAAGGACCAAGGAAAAGTTGAAGAATCTAGAAGAAGAATGGGAAACAGAAGGCTGCTCAGTGATGACCGATGCATGGAGTGATATGAAAAGAAGAAGCATAATGAATTTGTGTGTCAACTCAAGGGGAGGTACATGTTTTCTTTCATCAAAAGACACCTCTAAAGATTCTCACACGGGGGAGTACATCTTCAATTATATTGACCAGTGGATTGAAGATATAGGAGCTGCAAAGGTAGTGAAAGTGGTCACTGATAATGCTACAAACAACGTGGCAGCTGCAAAGATGCTGAAACAAAAGAGACCAAATATATTTTGGACAGGTTGTGCTGCACACACTATAGATCTGATGCTCGAGGGAATTTCTAAGCTTCCGGGAATTGCAAAGATAATTGACCAAGCAAAGGCTGTTACGATCATTATATATGCTCATCATACAACATTGTCCATGATGAGAACATGTACAAATAACAGAGATATCGTAAGACCAGGAGCAACAAGGTTTGCAACTTGTTTTTTGACTATGCAAAGCCTATACGACAAGAAGGCACAACTGATGAGCATGTTTGGCAGTGATGAGTGGCATAGTTGTAAGCATTCTAAGTGTCTGAAGGGTAAGAATACATTTGACACGATTATGAGTCATGGGTTTTGGAGTAGTGTGAATGTTGTCTTGAAGATCTTCAGCCCTCTGGTGAAGGTTCTAAGGCTGGCTGATGGGGAGAAAGTACCTTCTCTTGGATTCATTTATGGTGAGATTATCGAAGCTAAGAATTCTATCAAAGAAGCTTCAAATCATTTGGAGAAGAACTACCAACCTATCTTTCGAATCATTGATGAGAAAATGAAAGATAGGTTAGATACTCCTTTGCATGTGGCTGCCTACTTTCTCAATCCATATTATTTCTACAAAGATCCAGAAATTCAAAAAGACTATGAAATCATGGAAGGATTCATAGCTTGTGTAGAGACTTATTATCATGGCGACTTTGAGAAGCAAAATAGGGTTGTCAATCAGGAGCTTAGTCTTTACAAGAGCAAAAGTGGCTCATTTGGTAGAACTTTAGCACTCAAAGGATGTGAGATTAAAGATGACAAGTTTGATCCAGGTTTGTATGTTCAGATTGCTTGTCTTTCATTAACTTTTGATCTTTATTCATCAATACGAGTGATATGA